The Oryza sativa Japonica Group chromosome 11, ASM3414082v1 DNA window GCCAATCCATTCACAAACTGCAGCCATTGCTATAGCCAGTAGCCTCCCTGGCTGCGTACCCTGCTACGTCTGATTTCAAACGCAAACTGCCAACCTCAAATAATTTCGCCTTTATTTGCCAGATTCCGTGCATTCGCCgcggctgctgcttctgcttgtttatttgatttttgcaCAATGTTCTTCCGGTTGATTTGATTGAACTCATCGACGTCAACCTTAAACCTTCCATTCTCTTGAGCCATGAATCGTTATTGGATTTGCAATTACGTATCAAAAACTTCCGCAGCGTTCACGCGCTGAGCGAGCTCAATTGGATATCTTTCTTATGGTAAAACATTCCTATCCGAGTTCGAGTTTTCGACTCAGCGCGTTTACagctaatttttcttttttatgaaaTGTAACATACACATCGATAGGGAGACATTTAAAACAGACATATCCAAACCAATAAAAAACGTTAATAGGAATATGGTGTATGTATAGAATTTTATTTTGATGAGATGAGTGTATTTGGAAGAAAAACTCCTCATCGTTGAGCAAGGATTTAATAATTGagcatttaactatttatcactTTTTAATTTGACGTTTAACAATTTGCTACTCATatgcaggggcggatctacccATTAGGCAGAGTAGATCGACCGACCCAGCTACAACCCGTATCGCTCTACACCCCAAGACCCCCTACCCCTTTATAGCAGTCATGGGCTATCAAAATTAGGTATAACAAGGTGTGAACGTCCAACAAATTAGTTTGTTTCTTCAAAACATACACACGCCACAAACAATGATCGAGATAATTATGCGATTGACTATAAATACGATATGTGTTTTGTTCGATTGCTCTTAGAGCAAGATTAATAGTGCAGCTAGCAGCAAGCTCTAAAATTTTGTCATGTCAAGTAGAGCTAACTTATACAACAAGCTAACTACAAGTTAGTTATGAGCTGCcttggttaaagcatacatacATTAAATACTTGTATGGATACATCAGCTGTTGGGACCCAcataacatattttttattgtctCTCCTGGCTGCATGCGAGCTATATGGTGTGGGGCGCTATGCAAGCGCCGGCGCTAAAACAAGCGCCTTGTTTCATTCTTGGTGAATTTCTTTCCCTAATCTCAGATTAGGCTGATTATCAGGTTTTGAAGCCAACTTAATAgagctattatacctgctcttatgGAGTGAACATCTCTATTCTCCGtcccatctatattttaaagctGCATTTGTCACTGCTCATATGTCAATGACAAGTGGATCCTTATGTatttatgacatgtgggtctgaTGGTAAATTGTTAAATACCACGCGTATAAGAGTAAAGATAGTTAAATATCTATTTAATAATCGGATCAAGCTGCAAATTAGCAATGTTGGTGTTCCTTGATCACATCCCGGAGAACAGGGGCCCGGAAATccagaaaaacaaaataaaaaaaaaatcaagcgcgGAACGGACGCGGATGATCCGGCCCAGCCCATCGTCGTCAACCTCCGCCTCCTCACCTCTCCGCTTCAAATTAAAAACGCAACGCACCAACCCATCCATCTCCTCCTCTGCCTCCGCCATTTCCAACACCACCCACCACACCACAGCACATTGCAATGCCTCCCGGCGGCGAGCCCGATCCGGCGGCCGACGAGCTGCAGAGCCTCAGCTTCGCCTCCTCCgaccgctcccgctcccgctccgcctccaccgtctccaccgccaccaccacctccaccaccaccaccaccaccacgccgccccgcctcggcgccgtcgCGCTCTCCGACATCCGCTTCCTCAAGCGGCTCGGCGCGGGGGACATCGGCAGCGTCTACCTCGCCGAGGTCaggggcgcggcgacggcgctggTCGCCGCCAAGGTGATGGACAGGAAGGAGCTGGAGGGGAGGAACAAGGAGGGCCGCGCCCGCACGGAGCGGGAGATCCTCGAGGCCGTCGACCACCCCTTCCTCCCCCGCCTCTTCGGCGTCGCCGAGGGGGATCGCTGGTCCTGCCTCCTCACCGAGTTCTgccccggcggcgacctccacGTCCTCCGCCAGCGCCAGCCTCACCGCCGCTTCTCCGAGTCCGCCGTCAGGTACACCACCACCGCTTGTCTTGTGCACGCATTCACTCACCCAGATGAAATGATTTCTTTTTTGAAACAATTTTGTGAACTGCTCGATTTCTGtggcatcgatcgatcaccacatcgttaatttataatttttttaaatgctAGTAAAAATGTTCGATCAAATCACTTTTTTTATGCCGTTTTTAAGGCGTGGACTGTGACTGAAGTTGTAGCTGGAGTAGTAAGGTAGTGATTGATCTTATTCTTAGGCTTTTGGGAGAAGAATGTGGCTGATTTCCTGCGATTTCTCTTGACTTTGGTTTCACTTTATCTGCATTTCTTTTCCTGTTTCCTTTTcgtataaattatattttgttttattaatgATCTAGTAGTGGATGAAGCAACACTTGTTCTGTACTTCTTCTGTGCATTGTTTGGCCCGTGTGTCTTCTGTCAGCCATGCATCGGCCGTTTTTATCgaataggtttttttttttttgccagaatTGTGTTCCATCATAACAACATGGATAATGCTGTTTGATGATAGCTGCCCTTTGGATTCATTCTTTTATAACCCCAAAAAAATTACACTTAAGAGTGCCTCAAATTAATGCATGAATCTGACTTATGAGGAGGAGAATATTTTCTTCttcagaaaaaggaaaaaaaaaagcatctttGTAGACATTGTGAAGGATTGAGCATCATGGATGGGAGCTCGATCACTGGGTCACTGTCACTGTACAGTTTCTTGTTTTCGTGCCATATCGTGAGCCGCACCGCGGTCAAACACACAATCGCACGCCCATATCACCTTGCAATCACTCACTAATCACTATTGGTATTGGTGTGTTTGCTTGTGCATCCACACCTGTGGCTGCAGTGgccttctgaatttctgaagCTAAGACTGTTCATATGGAAGTCAAGCTGTTGTTGTCGCATGAACAGTTTGCAGTCTTTGTCCCTTGCAGGAAATTAGGCTGCTTAATTTGCATCACAAATCTGAATTTTTTACTTGCCTCTTAGATCGATGATGATCACTGCCTGCCAATATTATTATCTTCCCACTATACACAGATACTGATGTCGTAGTAATTTCCTTCCAGAATAAACTTAAGACACAGAATTAATCTCCGCCGTACTTTCCCTGTGCAATATCTTTGATGTAGGCCATGCCAGAGATTACGAGACAAAAACACGTCAACTTTACTAAGCTGTGTACTGATAGAAAATACTGGTAGAATTATTCGGTTACGTTTGCTCCATTACAGCATCATGTGGCTATATTCATTTAGACAGACTAGTAAGTAGTCCGGCCATAGCATTCACCTGCAGAGCTGTAGTCAACTCAACCTACATGCTTTGCCAGATCATCCCCAATTaccaatgttttatttttttttcttcatttcacaatatattaacagtGTTGCTAGAATCTAAGACCAACTAACAAAAACACCACAACATCATAgaccaacatatatatattttttgaagttATTGACACTTTGGCAGTACAAAGCGATCCATGAATTCAAGAATTGATTTATTAGACGAGTTGTAGTACGTACGGCCTCAAATACAGAATTGCATGACACGGATTTCCTACCAAGATGAATCAATGGCCAATCCCGCTATTTACGGGGGGATAATTGTACACTTGTACCAGTAGATGAGCAGTAGCAGTTTACAACGGCGTTTGTGAATTGTGAATTCTGATGGTACAAGCACAGCACACTCCTACCTAGGACCAACAACATTGCAATCAACCGCACGGTCAGGTAGATTAATTGTGCTAATGCCTGTGTGACACGAGCCAAAGCCCTTGCACTACGGCGCAAGAACCGTTCGGAGAACATGATAAATCACTCTCTGATAGCCTCATAAGTAGAGAATTATAGATGCCATTGGTCAGAGAAACTTTAACTAACACCCATGTGATGAGTGTTAATCACAGCCAACCATACGAGCCTATGAATAAATGGATTCAGTCGAGATCAACATGGGGTAGTAGCCTAGTAGCCAGTATGGTACTTGCTGTAAGGATTAATCTAATTAACCCAAGGAATTAACAATTGAGTGCACACACATGAGCTGCATCCCCTTTATGCCATTAAGTTATCCTAATCAGCTTTGGAACGTGCAAACCTCCAACATCAATGATGCACTAGTTCGAGTACTGTCTGAAACCTTTTCACTCCTCTGCTCCCTTGTGACCTTTTCCTTTGTTGTACTGGATCACACTGTGGCATCCATGCATGTCTGTGTATCAATGCAAATAGTGCTGATAGTTGATACAGTTGGATTTGTCGTTAGTTGATACACAAATATGTGGGTTGGTTGAGGTGACATGTGAATAAAGTCAAGGGATTCACTTCCATGCTTCAGATACAGTTGCAGTATGCAATAGCCTTGCTTTGTATACAGTTGCAAAGTTGTTAAgtccgtgtttagttccatttcaattttttttaaagtatatacggacatacatttgaagtattaaacgtagactaataacaaaacaaattatagattccgcctgtaaactgcgagacgaatctattaagcctaattatttcgtcattagcaaatgtttactgtagcacaacattgtcaaatcatagcgtaattaggcttaaaagttttgtctcacaatttacatgcaaactgtgcaattgtttttttcgtccacatttaatgctctatgcatgtgtcgaaacatttgatgtgatggaatttttggaagtttaaagagaactaaacacagcctaagaatTGGTTGGTGAATTCTCTAAAAGCAAAAATGTTTGGTGAATGCTTAATTTAATAACACAAACTTAAATTTGGTGTGAAGGTTAAGATTTTCAATGGAATTTATCTTCCATGGccaacttgtttttttttttttgcatatgcTAGAAGTTGCTAAACGATTCAAAAGTTAATGTTAGTTTTGGGAGCTTGTTAATGATGGTGATAATGTGTTGTTTTGCGTAGGTTTTatgcggcggaggtggtggcggcgctggagTACGTCCACATGGTGGACATCGTGTACCGTGACCTGAAGCCGGAGAACGTGCTCGTCCGCGCCGACGGCCACATCATGCTCACCGACTTCGACCTCTCGCTCAAGTGCGACccgacggcgccgacgccggcgcacGTCATCTCGGACCCcatcgccctcgccggcggccagtcttcctcctcctcctcctcgtcgtgcaTCATCCCGTCCTGCATCGTCCCCGCCGTGTCGTGCTTCCAGCTCTTCCCAGGACgcgggcgccaccgccgccgccgctggcgcggCCGCAAGAAGccgtcgagcggcggcggcggcaatggcggcagcAGCTTCCCCTCCGGTGGGCTGGAGCTGGAGTTCGTGGCGGAGCCGGTGGAGCTCCGGTCGATGTCGTTCGTCGGGACGCACGAGTACCTCGCGCCGGAGATCGTCTCCGGCGAGGGGCACGGCAGCTCCGTCGACTGGTGGACGCTGGGGGTGTTCGTCTTCGAGCTGCTCTACGGCGTGACGCCGTTCAAGGGCCACGACAACGAGATGACCCTGGCGAACATCGTGGCGCGCGCGCTCGAGTTCCCCAGGGAGCcgcccgtctccgccgccgccaaggaCCTCGTCACGTCGCTCCTCGCCAAGGACCCGGCGCGCCGCCTCGGCGCCACCGTCGGCGCCGCGGTGATCAAGCGGCACCCCTTCTTCAGCGGCGTCAACTGGGCGCTCCTCCGCTGCGCCACGCCTCCGTACGTTCCCCCGCCGTTCagcgtcgccaccgccaccgccgcgaacgccgccgccgcgaacgctGACATGTCATACGACGACGACAGCTGCCCCGGCACACCCGTGGAGTACTACTAGACAAGACAAGACAGGCTATCCCAATGGAGGAAGCTGCCATGGATGAACGTGCAAAGCTAGGGAGGAAGCCGCCATTGCCGGCGCACGTGGTGGGGGACGcgggacggcggcgaaccgaactGGCATGGCGCGCACGCGGGCGCCGCGCTGTCGCGCCAAATAGTTGCCGGGTGCGTGTCCCCCCGGACGGGAGTAAATTATTGCTGCGCGTATCTGACTTTGTCTGAACGTGGTCACTTGCCTGGTTGGTGACTGTCTCACCAAAAAAGAACTTATTAACGAGTATCTCCATAGTGCTATACTAGTATATACAAATATTTTAGGCCCATTTGGACTTTTCGAGCATGTAACCCCGCAAAATTCCTATGAACTTTGAAACATGTTGCTCAGTGGTGAGTTGTATTTATGAATTCTTTTTACTAGTAAGATTTGTTCTTCCGGTCTACCGCTGACAGGCCGTAAAACTGCATATaagcaataaaataataataatttgtggataaaacttaaaaatattctTCAGTCTACAACAGATAAACTGTAAAATGACATatgaacaaacaaataaaaagttTTAACCTGTGTTATTCGTAGTTTAAAATTGAGTTAACACCGAAAAGTAAGCCACATGGAAAATAAGAACTCCCAAAcatcaactctaaatttgagTTTTGGCAACCAATTTATAGGAAGAGTAATGAGATGATGCTAGTTCAGAGATGCTATCTTTGAGATATGTTAAAATGAAGATAAAGACAGCACATTCAAAACGAGAAATTCATTgacatatacttcctccatcctaaaatagaAGTATTTTTAGACTTCAATATAGTCTTCGAGATagtactttgaccaacaatacctgtaaaaataagatgttttaaattaaaagagttgcatattatcatagtttgtttaatgataaatcatgtaacatcaattttaaatgattgatctttttattttttttctattaatagtcaaagttaaaaatgtttaacttgacactatgctaaaaatatttatatattgagACGAAGAGAGTAATTAATTGAggtttaattattataaatttaaaaaatagatttgatattttttaagtaatttctatataaaaagttttttataaaaaaacatcgTTTAACATGTTAAAAGCATGTTAATAGAAACTAAGATAAAATATGTACTCTAtatcttaataaaaaaatgctACTGATACGTACCCCTTCGTTCTATAAAATCAATCTAGAACCAGATATAAcatgtttagatttattttactatgataatatgtcatatctaatattatattcgtttttttttaacggagtgAGTACAGTTGTGGGTGTCCGGCAACCGGGCGACAGAATATGGCGAGAGGAGCAATGCAGTGGCGATCATTGCTAAATGGAATCCTGCATTTCGCTTTGCACCGCATCAGTATGCACGACAGTATCCATCACACTGTCACACACTGCTACCGTGCAGTGGCAGACTGGCAGCTGCTGTTTGTTCAGATTTCGTTTCTGGCTGGGTGCGTACTTCTAGATGAAACCAGCGTGTCTGCATCATCTCCAGCCACGTTTCTTCAGGTTAATTACAGCGGAAAAAGATGATGAAGCAGAGCATATGCTGCAAAGAGGCAAAGAGGATATGGTATATATTCAGAGAAAGTTGTAACAGATGCTAGCTGGGTAAGCTAAAGCCAAATGCAGCTACGGTGATCATGCGACGCGCCATGGAAAAGAAGAACAAAGGACGAACGACACAGGGTTACAGTTTTAATACAAAGCTGTCGGGAGCAAGATGGACGAACGAACAGGGTCACAGAGGGCATCATGATCAGTGATCAGGTTTTCAGTGCTTACCACCCTATTGTTTCCCGATCAAAAGacaggagttttttttttcttttaacctAGTCTTGCCATTGTTTTTAGCCTAGTCTTACATCTACAAATACAATGCCGTTTTACTGAGGAATATTTGTAGATGTAAGTTTACTTTGCAATGCCCTGCTTTGCGATGTCCTATGCAGGGTAGCAATGTATTGCAGTATTTGGGGACATTTGCGGTGCTTCGGAAGAACATGTGAAGCAAAATCACCGCTGAGGGATGTCAATCAAACTcgacgtaaagttgagggatgacaaataaacttattccttcTTTACTTCTTTTATCCTAGAAAGACACCAACGTGTACTGGGCTTGAAGCCCAATATGTTCTGGGCCAGTAGCCTGTAATCACGCACGTGGCCATGTTGGGCTTCGATTAAACTACTGGTATCAGTTGACCCAGTCCGGCCCGTTccatcaccgccgcctccgccgcctgcaGTCTCCGCCGGAGCTACCCCTGTATTGATCTAAGGGGAAGTGATCTTCTACGTGGGTTGGCAACTTGGGCACAAACGTCAAGGACtcccatcgccggcgccgccgtccgagCTCGAGCTCACCGGCTACGGCTGCCATCGAGGACCACTTCCCTGAGCAGGataccgccgcgcgcgcccacgCGTAAGTAAATTCTATCGCCCTTTCTGAAATGTATCTCCCGTTGTCTGTAATTTGGTAGAGAATTATTAGTGGCGGATGCGAGTGATACTCTGGAGAATCTCCCATTCATCGTGTGATGGAAACTAGCAGTATAATATTTTTCTCACAATTGGGAATGCCATTTAGCAGTTAACTCTGGTTGAATTGGCTTCGGCGTCCAAAAATTGCAACTGAACTTAACCGATCTCCAGCTAGAATTGTGGTTGCTGAGGATTAGATggcacctttttttttggggattgGTTTAATTTAGTTTTCGACCCTCAATTATAAGAGCATCTTTCCCATCCTTACCAAATCCTGACCATTGATCTGGCCTCATCGGACGGTCCAAAATCGATGGTACCTCGTCGTACCGCACGTACGTATCACAACAGTACCGTGTGTGGGAGGGTAGTTTTGTACTTTCGCGTTATCTGTTTCCTTCTCTGTATCGCGAGAGAATAGAGCCTCGTATTCGTCGGGCAGGAGCAGGAGACAAACAAACCCTAAATGCCAAGGGCGAGCGATGGCGGCCCAAATCGGGAAGCCTTGGCGATTCGACGGCtacggccggcgtcggcggcgctggATCGGTGGCGGTGGTGATTCGTCGGCGACAGCGGACGCGACTTTTCTGGATGCAACGGCGGCGCTgcatcggcggtggcggcggcgaatcGTCGCCGACTGCGGGCAGCGGCCTCGATGCGTAGGCGGCGCTGcatcgttggcggcggcgattcGTCGGCGGGAGCCCGGCAATGGTTGAAGCTATGATTCGTCGGTGACGGCGGGCGGCCGGGGCtgcatcgtcggcggcgacggtgaatCGTCGGCCACTGCGGGCAGCGGCCTCGATGCGTGGCACAACATGCAGAGTGAGGGAGAAAACTGATCCATAAGGTGTGTGTTAATTGGTTGCTTTTTGTGGTTTTTTATTCATTGTATGGGTATTATATATTTCCCCCAATAAATCGGTGGTGATAGATTGAAATTGTCAAAATAGTTCATACAGTTGGGACAATCAGAACCGATAGATTCAAAGACATGGTTGGAAAGAAAAATTGAGATGTAGACACAGTGTTGCAATATAAGTCCCTAAATCCTATTGGTAACTTGAGATGTAGACGCTTCATGTAGTTTGCCATGTTCAGACTCAAGACGTCTTATGTCTTCGTGGACTGAAAGTACTATGTTCAAAGTAACATTACAATTTCAGTGAATAAAACAATATTAGCTTTATGAAGAGGTTAATAACAAATAGGACAACTTGCCTTAGGTAAACAGGGCAAGTTCTTATTGTATGTCCCGTCAAACGACAAAACCCACATTTCCTCTTGCGTTTCTCCAAGAAACCTCTCATTCTCTTTGTAGGAGCTCCTTTAGGGACAACTAGTTCTGGATCAAGCACTTTCTCACTACTTTCAATGTCAGTGCGCATACTTTGACGAACCACATGACCAAACTGAATCTCAAAGTTGTCACAATTTGCACTACAGTCATCTTCAAGCATCAAATTATCTAGCATTTTCATCACCTTCAGTGTACTTTCTTCTGTCATGGAACATCGGAAAAAAGCTTCACTAGCCACTGTTCGTAGTTGACGATAGCGTTCCATCTGGTCTGACCATGTGTAAACTTCACCATACCTATCTGAAGGAAATGCAGATTTTGCTTGCATTGTCCACCGTCGTGCTATGCAGAAGCTTGGTATGGCCTCTAACTGTAAATAACTCAAAACTGCAAATATGTGATGACATGGTATGTACTGACACTCCATTTTCCGGCAAGGACAGGCCATGCTACACAGTAATGCTTCCTCAAACATGCAGGTCACAATGACAATTTTATCTTTTCCAATCAAATGCAATACATACCTTACACATTGGTCCTCTTCGATGGTATCTATTACCTCTCAATTGATGCCCATGTATATCTCAACCTTCacctttttgaaaattttaggCGTGAACACACGTGCTGCATCCTTCTCAATTAGTGTAGCTTCATTAGCAGTAAATGGTACCTGATTGTGAAGCCTTTGCATCCAACTCTGCCTCTTGGTGATGGATACGCGACAAACAATGTTCATAATGCTCCACCAAAATAACTAGGCTCATCTTACGATCCAACAACCTATGAAGTTTTGAGTTCAAGCTTTCACTGCGTTGATTGCTCTTCATGCTGAGAAAAACCCTCCCTTTAGTGTATGTTGCTGCCCACTTTTTCCTTAAATTATACATCCTCTTCAACCACTTATTGTCGTCCGATACCTTATGCTTAATCTTAAACTCTACCCACTTTCTTTCAAACTCATCTTCATCAAACTCACTATGCACAAGTGTTCTAAAATCTGAAAGCATGGCTGGACTAAGGTTCCGTGCCATATTTTGCTCAATATGCCAGGTGCACAACCTATGGTCAGAATTGGGAAACACATGTAGGATTGCCCGACGCATTGCATTGTCTCCATCAGTGATCACAGACTTGGGATGTTTCTGACACATACAAGTTAAAAACTGGCGTAGGACCCATTCATATGTCTCAACCCTTTCATCTGAAACTACAGCACATGCAAATATCACAGTTGACCCATGGTGATTGACCCCAACAAAAGGAATGAAGGGGAGATTGTATTTGTTTACACGATATGTGCTATCAAACACAACAACATCACCAAATGCATCATAATCTATCCTTGATTGCGGGTCCGACCAAAATAGCCTCTTCAAGCATCCTGCTTGGTCTATCTCGTAATCATAATAGAACTCCATATCATCCTTCTGCCGTGCTTGCATGTACTTAAGAACATGGTCAGCATCTCCACCTTTAATCCGTTTCTTTTTCAGCTTCACAAAAAAATTGTACATATCCCTAGAAGTAAAACCAGTACCCTCATAACCACCATGGTCTCTCTCCATTATATCCATCACTTGATGCTGATGCAAACCTACATCTCTCAATTCTACCATCTTAGCCTGTTCTGCAGGAGTTATTCTACGATGTGAGCGGAGAAATGGCACTTGATCACCTTTACACAACGGATGGTTATGCTTCGACACAAACCTAACGACATACCAGTTACCTTCTTTCTGATATAGTTTAATCTCAAACTGAGCTTTGCAACCACAACGAGTTAGTGCCTGTGGCTCCCTACTTCTGTTGGAAACATCCATATATAACTCCTTTCTAAATCCTTCCCTTGAGCATGTGAATCTACGATGAATTATTATCCCACTAAAACGATCACGCCTGCAGTAATCCTTCCTTACACTAAAACCTCTCTCTCTAGCATACTTATTGTAGAACTGAAAACCATGCAACTCACTAGGAAATTTCATGCCTATTATCGTAGCATACTCTTCCTGCTCCTCAATACTGCTACCACCGCCTTCCATTGCACACAACACAGTAAACCTGCCAATAAGTATGACCACTTTCGTGACTACTTCATGCATTGCTTCAACTAGAAAATGAACTACAAACAACAATACAAATGTTGCACATATCATTTTTAGTGCTTGCTAATTACCTGCGGTTGAGGGCGTACTGACAGCTAGGGCGGCGGCGTCAATGTTCCACAGTTGTCCCAGCGATGCTGGCGTCTTCCGGTTGGATGCGACAGCCAATGGGGCTGGGTGGAGGCGACGGCCGATGTGCCGTGCTAGAGGCGGCGAGTTGTATGCGAcgccgggtggcggcggcgacggccggaaccctcgatgcgacggcggccgcggcggctcgaTGCGACGGCCGGAACCCTCgatgcgacggcggccgcgggggCTCGATGCGATGGCCGGAACCCTCGatgcgccggcggccgcggcggctctCTGCGATGGCGGGTGAGGGAAGACAGCGACGGCAGCCACTACGGTCTCGATCTACTTGCGACAGCGGCAGATGCGAACGAAGAGAAGAAACAGAAGCAGAAGGAAGAGACCAAGTGATTGGTTAGCAGGGCGGTGATTAGCGGCAGGGCTCAAACCCGATCTTACGATCTTACCCCTGCTAAATTAACGGCTAGATTAGATTGGTACCTCGTACCTCATGGCACCTCCTCAAGGACAGTAAAAATGCTCAAATGCTCCAATTATAAACCCTGATGGATAGGATAAGAGTGGAACAACTTTTGCAACAGTTTATATAATTTAGTTCATTCATTTGGCTCTTTCGCCTAATTATTCTGCTCTCCAGATTGTCGTAATCAAATATCTTATCACATCAAATGCAAAAAGGTAATGgcctgattttttttagagacaAAATGGCCTAGCTAATTGGTGGAGAGGGAATATTGGTGCTGAAGCTGTTTCTGCGTGCATCAGTGTCAGTCAGCACACAAAAGCACAAGCGAAGAGTTATTAAAAACATTCGATCATAAATGGATCCACATAACATAGTACCAGAAATGAACCAGTAAATTACATGAATCAATTAAGTGTCTTCCACTCAGATACCAGTATAGATGTACCAAGTATAGTGATACTCGTGCACGCTGGTTAATTAGATACTCGTTGCCGGTTCTAACTTAGTTGGGGCAGCCATCTGGGTTGTTGTAAACTCAGGAGGTGTTGGTAAGTTGGGTGAGAGTGATAGGCTTGCCTGTAGCCTCCTTGAGATTGAAGGAGCTGAAGCCCTCGGTGAGAGGTTCACCATCTCCAGTGCCTGCATCCTGAGCTGCATTGGATAGTCCTTCACACATCCAATCCTTGGACCAGCCCCAGTGCTCCATTTCAGGGACAACTTGTGG harbors:
- the LOC4349787 gene encoding serine/threonine-protein kinase D6PKL1; translated protein: MPPGGEPDPAADELQSLSFASSDRSRSRSASTVSTATTTSTTTTTTTPPRLGAVALSDIRFLKRLGAGDIGSVYLAEVRGAATALVAAKVMDRKELEGRNKEGRARTEREILEAVDHPFLPRLFGVAEGDRWSCLLTEFCPGGDLHVLRQRQPHRRFSESAVRFYAAEVVAALEYVHMVDIVYRDLKPENVLVRADGHIMLTDFDLSLKCDPTAPTPAHVISDPIALAGGQSSSSSSSSCIIPSCIVPAVSCFQLFPGRGRHRRRRWRGRKKPSSGGGGNGGSSFPSGGLELEFVAEPVELRSMSFVGTHEYLAPEIVSGEGHGSSVDWWTLGVFVFELLYGVTPFKGHDNEMTLANIVARALEFPREPPVSAAAKDLVTSLLAKDPARRLGATVGAAVIKRHPFFSGVNWALLRCATPPYVPPPFSVATATAANAAAANADMSYDDDSCPGTPVEYY